The following coding sequences are from one Triticum aestivum cultivar Chinese Spring chromosome 5A, IWGSC CS RefSeq v2.1, whole genome shotgun sequence window:
- the LOC123101260 gene encoding uncharacterized protein: MQGGCIADIGSCGTRFDSASGSVRTKNFRTKGSELADRKGEKNKAMPRAPSICYSSIDEALSFSSRARCNKRLVLFPSREPRERPAPRRAKLILKTGSSGALKRAGPLKGRLLCERSSESTRVLRTKGVYNWGAA; the protein is encoded by the coding sequence ATGCAAGGAGGATGTATAGCTGATATAGGATCTTGTGGAACTAGATTTGATTCTGCAAGCGGTTCGGTACGAACGAAGAATTTTCGAACAAAAGGATCGGAACTCGCTGATAGGAAAGGAGAGAAAAACAAAGCAATGCCAAGAGCTCCGTCAATCTGCTATTCATCGATAGACGAAGCTCTCTCTTTTTCATCTCGTGCCAGATGTAACAAAAGATTAGTCCTTTTTCCTTCTCGCGAACCACGGGAGCGCCCAGCGCCCAGAAGAGCAAAGCTCATTTTGAAAACAGGGTCAAGCGGCGCATTAAAAAGGGCTGGCCCGTTAAAAGGACGCTTACTTTGTGAACGAAGTTCAGAATCAACAAGGGTTCTCCGAACAAAGGGAGTGTACAACTGGGGTGCAGCCTGA